The sequence GGGAGCGCTCCCGCCGCCGTCTCCGGAACCATCCGCACCGCGCGTCGCCCGTCTCCGGCGGCGTTCACGGGACCCGGATACGCGCCGGGCCGCGCTCCAGCCGGGGGCCTCGCGGCTGCGTAACGTTTTGGTATGAGTTGTCCCTCCCTCTGTGGAGGGGAGGGTTTCTGCTCTTTCCAGGTGGCGATAGCCGTACCAGGCTCTGGAGAGAGGGGGATCGAGATGCACGCAACGGTAGGGGACCGGCTGGTGGTGCACGGCGCGGTAGTGGGCGACCACGAGAAGCACGGTGTCATCGTCGAGGTCCGCGGCCCGGAGGGCGGCCCGCCGTTCCTGGTGAAGTACGAGGACGGGCACGAGGCGCTCGTCTTCCCCGGTCCGGACGCCGTCGTCCTCCCAGCTCAGCGCGAATCGTAATATCGCGGATGTGAAATCGACGGTG comes from Microbispora sp. ZYX-F-249 and encodes:
- a CDS encoding DUF1918 domain-containing protein, producing the protein MHATVGDRLVVHGAVVGDHEKHGVIVEVRGPEGGPPFLVKYEDGHEALVFPGPDAVVLPAQRES